The following coding sequences lie in one Cupriavidus sp. WKF15 genomic window:
- a CDS encoding dihydrofolate reductase family protein — protein MITGHVFIATSLDGFIARPDGDIGWLLERDDPAEDHGYPDFIADKDTIVMGRGCYEKVLTMGEWAYDKPVLVLSRKLAGTPVPETLQGKVRFSDRTPADTMSQLEATGVRRVYVDGGQLVQSFLRDGLIADLVVTTVPVLIGTGRPLFGALLHDVSLALESSRHFPSGLVQSTYRVLR, from the coding sequence ATGATTACTGGACACGTCTTTATTGCTACCAGCCTTGACGGCTTTATTGCCCGGCCCGATGGCGACATCGGCTGGCTACTGGAGCGGGATGACCCGGCCGAAGACCATGGCTATCCGGACTTCATCGCCGACAAGGACACGATCGTCATGGGCCGGGGTTGCTACGAAAAAGTCCTCACCATGGGCGAATGGGCTTACGACAAGCCCGTGCTGGTGCTGTCCCGAAAGCTGGCAGGCACACCAGTGCCAGAAACGCTCCAGGGAAAGGTGCGCTTCTCGGATCGCACGCCCGCGGATACGATGTCGCAACTGGAGGCCACGGGAGTACGTCGTGTGTACGTCGATGGCGGTCAGTTGGTCCAGTCATTCCTGCGCGATGGATTGATCGCCGACCTGGTCGTCACCACCGTGCCGGTCTTGATCGGGACCGGCAGACCTTTGTTCGGCGCCCTACTGCACGACGTAAGTCTGGCGCTCGAATCGAGCCGGCACTTTCCATCAGGCCTGGTGCAGTCGACTTATCGCGTACTGCGCTGA
- a CDS encoding IS5 family transposase (programmed frameshift) codes for MARKKINNELWKALQPLLPMVEPSPKGGRPRVDDRAVLNGILFVLQTGIPWEDLPQELGFGSGMTCWRRLRDWQASGIWERLHLALLTRLREHDQIDWTRASIDGAAAAKPPGGQQTGPNPTDRGKLGSKRHLVVDRRGVPLVVAVTGANRHDSIAFEDLVDAIPAVPGLSGRPRSHPHKLHADKEYDFARCRRHLRKRGISPRIARRGIEKNDRLGKHRWVVERTHAWLAGFGKLRIRFERRLDIHLALLTLACAVICSRFVEGYC; via the exons ATGGCACGAAAGAAGATCAACAACGAATTGTGGAAGGCATTACAACCGCTGCTGCCGATGGTCGAGCCCTCTCCCAAAGGTGGCCGCCCCAGAGTGGACGACCGAGCAGTGCTGAACGGCATCCTGTTTGTATTGCAGACTGGCATTCCGTGGGAGGACTTGCCGCAGGAGCTGGGCTTCGGCAGCGGTATGACCTGCTGGCGTCGGCTGCGCGACTGGCAGGCCAGCGGCATCTGGGAGCGCTTGCACCTGGCCCTGCTGACACGCTTGCGTGAGCATGACCAAATCGATTGGACTCGGGCGAGCATTGATGGTGCAGCGGCGGCCA AGCCCCCGGGGGGCCAGCAGACTGGCCCGAACCCCACGGACCGCGGCAAACTCGGCAGCAAACGACATCTCGTCGTAGACCGGAGGGGTGTTCCCTTGGTGGTGGCCGTGACGGGTGCCAACCGGCACGACTCCATAGCTTTCGAAGACTTGGTTGATGCAATCCCAGCGGTGCCAGGCTTGTCTGGCCGACCGCGAAGCCATCCCCACAAGCTCCACGCCGACAAGGAATATGACTTTGCACGCTGTCGTCGCCATCTTCGCAAGCGAGGCATCAGCCCACGCATTGCACGCCGTGGCATCGAGAAGAACGACCGCCTCGGCAAGCATCGTTGGGTTGTGGAGCGCACGCATGCTTGGCTCGCCGGGTTCGGCAAGCTGCGCATTCGCTTCGAACGTCGCCTTGATATTCATCTCGCCCTGCTCACGCTTGCCTGCGCCGTGATCTGCTCACGATTCGTTGAGGGGTATTGTTAG
- a CDS encoding CopG family transcriptional regulator, with the protein MKRLRIDLTEELYARVADLARAERTTREKVILDAIQAYVPNRRVAAGAADAFGLWSGQASATRAYIESIRSEWGDEAI; encoded by the coding sequence ATGAAAAGATTGCGGATCGATCTGACCGAAGAGCTCTACGCACGAGTCGCGGATCTAGCCCGAGCAGAGCGGACGACACGGGAAAAAGTGATTCTCGATGCAATCCAAGCCTATGTTCCCAATCGTCGTGTGGCGGCAGGGGCGGCAGATGCCTTTGGGCTGTGGAGCGGGCAGGCGTCAGCCACGCGTGCATATATAGAATCGATCCGATCAGAATGGGGAGACGAGGCGATTTAA
- the paaG gene encoding 2-(1,2-epoxy-1,2-dihydrophenyl)acetyl-CoA isomerase PaaG, protein MPPTSAPAGQPVSLDSGPVLLTWQGNVAVITLNRPDKLNSFTREMHGALQQALGHVEAGGARALLLTGAGRGFCAGQDLADLDFTPGSMTDLGALIDSYFNPLVRRLQALPLPVVAAVNGTAAGAGANLALACDMVLAARSASFIQAFVKIGLVPDSGGTWLLPKRIGMARAMGLAMTGDKLTAEEAEKWGLVWEVMDDALLHGQALALATHLAAQPTRALAAIKRAMYASATSTLDAQLDLERDLQRELGQSADYAEGVNAFLEKRAPKFTGR, encoded by the coding sequence ATGCCCCCGACGTCCGCGCCCGCTGGCCAGCCGGTCAGCCTGGATTCCGGCCCCGTCTTGCTGACATGGCAAGGCAATGTGGCCGTCATCACCCTGAACCGCCCCGACAAGCTCAACAGCTTTACCCGAGAGATGCACGGCGCGCTCCAGCAGGCGCTCGGCCACGTGGAGGCAGGCGGCGCCCGCGCGCTGCTGCTGACCGGCGCCGGCCGCGGCTTCTGCGCCGGGCAGGACCTGGCCGACCTGGATTTCACGCCCGGCAGCATGACCGACCTGGGCGCGCTGATCGACAGTTATTTCAATCCGCTCGTGCGTCGCCTGCAGGCCCTGCCGCTGCCGGTGGTGGCCGCCGTGAACGGCACCGCAGCGGGCGCTGGCGCCAACCTGGCGCTGGCCTGCGACATGGTGCTGGCGGCGCGCTCGGCCAGTTTCATCCAGGCCTTCGTCAAGATCGGGCTGGTGCCCGATTCCGGCGGCACCTGGCTGCTGCCCAAGCGGATCGGCATGGCACGCGCCATGGGCCTGGCCATGACAGGCGACAAGCTCACGGCCGAAGAGGCCGAGAAATGGGGCCTGGTCTGGGAAGTCATGGACGATGCGCTGCTGCACGGGCAGGCGCTGGCGCTCGCCACGCATCTCGCGGCCCAGCCCACGCGCGCGCTCGCGGCGATCAAGCGCGCCATGTATGCCAGCGCCACCTCGACGCTGGATGCGCAGCTCGACCTGGAGCGGGACCTGCAGCGCGAGCTGGGGCAATCCGCCGATTATGCGGAAGGCGTCAATGCCTTTCTGGAAAAGCGCGCACCGAAGTTCACCGGCCGCTGA
- the paaI gene encoding hydroxyphenylacetyl-CoA thioesterase PaaI: MSKDPQALAEAAAAAMYEADTCSRWLGIVVQAVRPGYARLTMPVRPEFLNGHGICHGGLMFTLADSSFAFACNSHNINTVAAGCSIEFLKPVHGGDVLTAEAAEQTLSGRHGIYDIRVTNAAGDVVAMFRGKSAQIKGHVVPPDSVASSIARPVA, encoded by the coding sequence TTGAGCAAAGATCCGCAGGCACTTGCCGAGGCGGCCGCCGCCGCCATGTATGAAGCCGATACCTGCAGCCGCTGGCTCGGCATCGTGGTGCAGGCAGTGCGGCCGGGCTACGCCCGCCTGACCATGCCGGTGCGCCCTGAATTCCTCAATGGCCACGGCATCTGCCATGGCGGCCTGATGTTTACACTGGCTGACTCGAGCTTCGCTTTCGCGTGCAATAGCCACAATATCAATACGGTGGCGGCGGGCTGCAGCATCGAGTTCCTGAAACCCGTGCACGGCGGCGACGTGCTGACGGCCGAGGCGGCGGAGCAGACCCTGTCCGGCCGGCACGGCATCTACGATATCCGCGTGACCAATGCCGCGGGCGACGTGGTGGCGATGTTCCGCGGCAAGTCGGCGCAGATCAAGGGACACGTGGTACCGCCGGACAGCGTCGCCTCAAGCATCGCCAGGCCCGTGGCCTGA
- the paaK gene encoding phenylacetate--CoA ligase PaaK has product MSTRLTDLPLEPIETASRAELQALQLERLKWSLRHAYEHSPVYRRKFDEAGVHPDQVQTLADLARFPFTTKQDLRDNYPFGMFAVPQDRVARVHASSGTTGKPTVVGYTLKDIDTWATVMARSIRASGARRGDKVHVSYGYGLFTGGLGAHYGVEKAGLTAIPFGGGQTERQVQLIMDFKPEIIMVTPSYMLAIADEFERQGVDPATTSLRVGIFGAEPWTPEMRLAIEKRMNISAVDIYGLSEVMGPGVANECAETKDGPTIWEDHFYPEIIDPDTGAVLPDGEFGELVFTSLTKEAMPVVRYRTRDLTRLLPGTARPAFRRMEKVTGRTDDMMIVRGVNVFPSQIEELILKRPELAPHYQCVLTREGPMDMLTVRVECAHGGEPATAQAAREALAHDIKAYIGVSAGIEVLPAGGIERSVGKARRIVDQRPR; this is encoded by the coding sequence ATGAGCACGCGCCTGACCGATCTGCCGCTCGAACCCATCGAGACTGCCAGCCGCGCCGAGTTGCAGGCCCTGCAGCTCGAACGCCTGAAATGGTCGCTGCGTCATGCCTACGAGCATTCTCCGGTCTATCGCCGCAAGTTCGACGAAGCCGGCGTGCACCCGGACCAGGTCCAGACGCTCGCGGACCTGGCGCGCTTCCCGTTCACCACCAAGCAGGACCTGCGCGACAACTACCCGTTCGGCATGTTCGCCGTGCCGCAGGACCGCGTGGCGCGCGTGCATGCCTCGTCGGGCACCACGGGCAAGCCGACGGTGGTCGGCTACACGCTCAAGGACATCGACACCTGGGCCACCGTGATGGCGCGCTCGATCCGCGCATCCGGCGCGCGGCGCGGCGACAAGGTGCACGTCAGCTACGGCTATGGCCTGTTCACCGGCGGCCTGGGCGCGCACTACGGGGTGGAAAAGGCCGGCCTCACCGCGATCCCGTTCGGCGGCGGGCAGACCGAGCGGCAGGTGCAGCTGATCATGGATTTCAAGCCCGAGATCATCATGGTCACGCCAAGCTACATGCTGGCGATCGCCGACGAATTCGAGCGCCAGGGCGTCGACCCGGCCACGACCTCGCTGCGCGTGGGCATCTTCGGCGCCGAGCCGTGGACGCCGGAAATGCGCCTGGCGATCGAGAAGCGCATGAACATCTCGGCGGTGGACATTTACGGCCTGTCCGAGGTGATGGGCCCGGGCGTGGCCAATGAATGCGCCGAGACCAAGGACGGCCCGACGATCTGGGAAGACCACTTCTACCCGGAAATCATCGACCCTGACACCGGCGCCGTGCTGCCCGACGGCGAGTTCGGCGAACTGGTCTTCACTTCGCTGACCAAGGAGGCGATGCCGGTGGTGCGCTACCGGACCCGCGACCTGACCCGGCTGCTGCCGGGCACGGCACGCCCGGCGTTCCGGCGCATGGAAAAGGTCACCGGCCGTACCGACGACATGATGATCGTGCGCGGCGTGAACGTGTTCCCGTCGCAGATCGAGGAGCTGATCCTGAAGCGCCCCGAGCTGGCGCCGCACTACCAGTGCGTGCTGACGCGCGAGGGGCCGATGGACATGCTGACCGTGCGCGTGGAATGCGCCCACGGCGGCGAACCGGCGACGGCGCAGGCCGCACGCGAGGCGCTGGCCCACGATATCAAGGCGTATATCGGCGTGAGCGCCGGCATCGAGGTGCTGCCGGCCGGCGGCATCGAGCGCTCGGTCGGCAAGGCGCGGCGCATCGTCGACCAGCGCCCGCGCTAA